gattttcaaaatattcttcaacaaattcgaggaagtttttttattttcttattcattttaatatttatctaTTATAACCCCCTTTCCCTTTGACCTTTCCGACATCAGTAAGGgccttagagtaaaatcagcagtgattcaaatcgttcaggGCTGCCAATtgaaatatgaatctgaaacattaattttcccagcagcttttctagattcatttttatatgagtcaactgtcaaaaaaataaaactggtataacgcttagttctattttctgcagaattGAACAACGAATGAATCAaagattcaaataatttttaaatggttttggtgtatgaatgcgtcattttatccacggatcaatccactttgcaattacggagCCTTTCTGGGCCGcaacataattatttcattaaattgaaaattttaaaaacatgaatggaacactgctggggaaacgaGCGAGtctgttctattttgctccagattcaaactagaatagtggtcgaaaatttggaatgaaactgaatcactactgatttcactcttaggGCAAAATCAGCAATGctcattttgaatatgaatctgaaacatttattTACCCAGCAGCTgctctagattcattttttataccagtcaactgtcataAACTTAAAACTGAGcgcagttctattttctgcagatttgaaccacgaatgaatcacgagtttcaaatattttggtttatgaatgcgtcattttatctacgaatcaatccactttgcagttACGGCGTCTTTCTTggcagaaatttaaaaaacatgtgttggggaaaccagcgagttcgttctattttgttccagattcaaactagaatagtgatcgaacatttgaaatgaaactgaatcactactgatttcattcTACATAATTGTTACCCAAATGCCATAGGGAAAATCtggcttaattttacaaaaggacataggtaagtaacagatcactttggatctattcaccattttcaaaagtatgcccctcGCCATAAACAACGTGagaatcacttgtcataagacgagtttgtacaatcccatttaattccaccacttaattgtaccttgacagatacgtatttcgacctcaacagtaaggtcgtcttcagtgtctcgtacttgactcgactcaatgagaaagtcgagtcaagtacgagacactgaagacggccttactgttgaggtcaaaatacgtatctgtcaaggtacaataagGTGGTGgatttaaatgggattgtacaaactcgtcttatgacaagtgaagatattgcactaaaatctcaaaataattttcttatcgtgAGAATATTCATCATTTAATATCGCTTAATATTTGCAACAGATTTTATATTGATTAGATCTGTTCAGCATTTTAaaaagtattacagattcaaagtgccacccctccatttcaattaacatcttaaataaagtctccaggtaaattttcgaccaaattcaagaagatttattgaatctgtaaaactttccaaaatggtcttttcaacagatttaagcagttgattgcaatacaaaactcgactttttcaatttttttactaaggtctgttggaaatattaatttttaaattcaaagtaatttttttacgttgtgagttttttatgatgaggggcatttttcatccatcactttttttatggagttagccttggaagataaacgaaaatcgtgactgctaggtagatgaaaacctttttttgtttcatgactttttcacaatttctttGGTGCGTGGGATGCGCTGACTCTAGCAACACTTTCACTCTATCGGCATATAGGCATTAGCTTACAATGGCTAAGCGTCCCGGATTATGAGGAACAGTTTACTCGCCTCGCATTTCCTGGTGCCCCGGAAACGTTCcaaattccatgatgaatctgtaaagccgttatttctgcagctcagcaaaataaagaacaaatttccgtaaaaaaaatacggttgtttgctgattttagcaataaaatgaAAGCTAGGACATGATACATGTATAAcaattcaattgagactgccttgttgctATTCAGTCAGTAGCTCTGAAGAGGTGATCGCCAGTGTAACCTAATTAATTTGACACAGAATCTTCCAAATACAGGTCgtactcgattatccggagtatcaattttattttcactccggataatcaaatcctccggataatcgaatcaccataaaaaaaataaatctgcaaaaatctgcaaaaattatttagaaaaaaaaaccctgaataatccacctgcggcatcggtgactttctggtgtattatggaaaaatagtatttttgccataacttttgagtccataaTCCGATCCAGCCAactttcaatatgaaatgattagacaggatttccatttgaatgcatcttgttggttgagaatacgtgcaaaaaaatggctggattatttacgcgctttttgtacaaaaaatagtattttggccattactcattttatgccaacaactcgaacgcagacctttacgattattgctaaatattaattgttaaaagcagcagcacgtccaaactaacaacaaactgccctaCGGAAAACACACCGCACCGgcacgattgtgacagaaaatcggtatgATGTTGAAACAAttgaataatctggatctgaAGGATCTAGAAAATGTGAGATAATTATAGATTTCCAAAAAgtacggaatcaaaaatatctgaaggtagaagtttagaccatgacaatgatctcaatcggaaagatatgaatcagttccagaatccgaaataaatgagatatcagagaatgtctcaaatctggagcattcttaaatctgcaaaTATCTAATAATCtactaaatcaggaaaacttctgaaacgtcaccatctccatttcattgctttcaaacaatgattgtttaaactgaatactttcaaaagacaacggaaacggacaatactcagtagtccagtgaggattatttcgcttatcgaagagtttccacaACTAGAAGAGCACAAATCGAACAAGTGCATATTTCATACACAAAtcagttaatttaaataaaaatatagcataccaaaacgatgagatCTACTCTACACATTATTTTACTTCACTgaataatattatttaaattaacaaattgaaagctgaatttagtgaaagaatttatatgtataaaatattgagtagaattttaatggttttattcagcggcgcagccgaattttttttattttatggaaattgtaattattaaaaattaatttcgaaattccgctaaattccgtttaatttcgttaaaagaacGATTTTTCAgtcgaaaaatttgaaatttaacgatacgaaacgaaatcagaaaaacagatttcgccacactccgcggaatttcgttacGAATGCgctaaaacgatttttttttcgaaataccgcatatgcttagtggcTACTTTGGTTTAATCAAAGTCAAAACTCATATTAATAAAGTGGGAAAAAAATCTATCGTGATATCATTTAGGAGAATTTTCAATCTATAGTTACGAGTGGGAGTGAAACTACCCTCGTAAAATGAGCTAAACTAAATATCTTGTACGATGATTGTCTCAGAACCTCAGAACCTTGCGGCAAACACATATCCAGATGCACATTTTTGCTTCAATCAAAACTCCAATATGCCGATTAAAATTTGACAATCAACATGAATGCATTTAGAAATTAATTCAATGTATAGTGTTTTGCATCGAAACAATGTTTGTTAAATTTTGTAAGTCTTACGaattattttatgtttcatatatGACGATTCTGCTAAAAAACAATTGGAAATCTACCACTTCAATTTTCATTCCTCAAAAACCGGTTATTCTATAATTGCGATCTATTATCTCTTCAACTTACATTGTAATCTTCAAAGTATGCAAGCCCATCATAAAACGTGACTATTAGCTACTTAACTTTGCACGTGAAAACCAAACTAAGGACCACTTGAAACCCACGGATATCTCTAGCACAAATCGTATATATTCGCTATCCGCAGCTGTCTAATCCACAGTACATCATCTGCTCGTCGACCTACCCGGTACAGCCATGGCCTCTCTGTTCACCGTATTGGCGATTGCCAGCGTCCTCGCCACAACCACCCAGTCACTACCAAGCCCCAGGAATTCGCTGCGCCCATGGTTCAACCCGCTGTTGCGCTCTTCGGGCCGGATCGTCGGAGGTTACGAGGTGGACATTGCTGACGTGCCATTCCAAGTGTCACTTCAGCATGGTTTTGGACACTTTTGCGGAGGATCTATCATCAGCAGCACTTGGGTGCTGACGGCTGGACACTGTACCGGTAGTACCGACGATCCGCAGATGAGTGTACGCGTCGGAACAACTCTGCACACATTCGGTGGAGAACTGGTACCGGTTAAGCGTGTCATTCGGCACCCGGCGTACGATCACGGTACTGTCGATTACGACTTTGCTCTGATGGAGTTGCAAGAGGAACTGGATTTAGAGAAAGGCGTCTACGCTGTTGAACTGCCGGAACAGGACGAACCAGTGGAAGACGGCACTTGCCTACAGGTTTCCGGATGGGGTGATACCCAAAACGTGTTTGAGGACGGTGTGGGACTCAGAGCCGCTTACGTGCCTTCAGTTAATCAGGAGAAGTGTACCGAAGCGTATAGTTCGTTCGGAGAGATTACCCCGCGGATGTTGTGCGCTGGTTTCGACAAGGGAGGTAAGGACGCTTGCCAAGGTGACTCCGGTGGCCCACTGGTCGAGGGAAACAAACTGGTCGGTGTGGTGTCCTGGGGTAAGGGCTGTGCCGAAGAAGGATATCCCGGTGTTTACTCTCGGGTGGCCACAGTTCGCGAGTGGATCAAGGAGACCAGTGGAGTGTAGGGAAGgaactctaaaatcaaaatgGATCAATTTATTCTAATAAAATGAGATCACGATCCaatgtctttcggaaactaTTCATATGTTGTTTTCTATGTCATTATATCACGTACGGAAACATGTCCTTGCGGGTATCATTCCCATACCCGGTATAGTCATAATTTATGATTGGATATAAATTATTCTGGCATTGATTCTATCCTTTTGTTCTCGGTCTACAGCTGGTCGGTTCGCTATGGAAATGGAGTTCATTCATTCCATCAGAAAGGGTATAACTAAATGATGGCACAGAAAAGTGTGTCACGAGTCCCATTTGGGGTACATAATTTATTGATCTCAGAGAAAGATAACGTCATGACAGATATGAATGGATTCAATAGCTAATTAACATTGGTTAGGCATACCTTGCACAAGATTTGATACTTTTGTATGACAAGACTGGATTTCCAAAAAAACTACTTACTTAACTCTCAAACTAACTTtcacaataaataattattcgtTTTAGCGGAAAATACATAATTATTTACAAAATCTTCTTTTACCTTTTTAACTCTTAAAGTGTTTTTCGGCAGCATTTAGTTTGGTTGTGTGGTTTGGGGTGCTCCCGAATGCTGCTGGTTGCTCTAAACCCTAGCCACGACAGTAATTGATTAAAAAATGATGGCTGTTGTGCAAATGACATTAATTGTGAATGCGATTCTGAACATATTGCCTAACCATGGTATACATATATGTAGCCAAATCAATAGAGATCCCGAACATGGTGCAGCAGTGCGCTCGCTATGATGAAGCCGTTTTAATCAAAGCTTGTTGCGTGTTCTCTCATCAAAGTTATGATTGGATTTGCCCAGGTATGTGTGTAGTATGTGGGTATGTGCAGCCATAAATTAACTTTGGAATGAGTTAATTAAGTTGTCGGCAGGGAATTGAATCTGGTCGCGTTCAttcgtatgtgtgtgcgtacgTTTAAGTGCGGGTGGATATTTTaatatgattttgaattcaTTATCTTTGGAATCCAGCAGCTGCAACAATTAATTGTAATGAATTgaattagatttttatttcaatttgaattatttgtccatttttttgttgttctaccttgattgcaaaaatatatcAATCCGAAAAAAAGATTGTAATTTCCATGTATGTCTAACTATTTGTTCAACGCCATGCTAAACAGTGGAATTCGCATCAGCCACTAACATTCACAATAACACGTCATTTCAGTTTATTATAtgtattatttttgattttctcgCACACAAAGTGTATATAAATTCTATACTTTTCTATTTCGAGTCATAAGATTATCAcccatttgatttaaaaaacaGTATAGCCATATTTCTAAGAACCTACATATCTCTAAATCAACTTTTTCGTATACAATTTCAAAGCTTGTTTTCGCCACTGTTTTCTTCCGAAATGACACAAAGAATGCCGAGAATTCCGTGAAAATAATGTTTTCCGGCGATGAGCTTTCACACTGATGTCAACAAAAATATGTCTTGAAACTGGGGTTGCCTTCCTGTTAGTTTTAAGACGGCGTCATCGTCGAGCCCAATATAGATAGAGTGAACAGTCTGTGTAGGGAACTGATGCTAGTAAGATTATCTTTCAGTAATCTTGGTTTACCATTTGGTTCGAAGAAAAACGAAATCTAGTTTCTCAATACAATTTTAATCTAAAATCATCTTCAAAGGACATACGATGCATATGAATGCTATGAAACGAAGTGAGCTAAAGAGTGACCACGGTAAAATTGCGACGTTTAAATTTATTCCCTGAGAATCAGGTTTTTCGACGGCCAAATTATAACTTTTCGGATACGAAATAGAACTATTTTGTTACTACTTGCTTTCTATACTTTAATCATACGTAATCTAGATCGACTCTTTActttttgttctgttttgttcaaacatattttgccACATCATGGACGTATGCGATTGGTTTGCGTTCAAAGTATCAGTcatcatttagtaattttaaagaaaaacaaaacacgcTTTTCTTCATTTCCTAATTAAAAATCGGCTCTCAAATATTCTTCGTAATGTTTTATTACTCAGGAAAACAAAGAACTTACAATTGCCTATATTTTTCTCGATGTCTCGAATCTTTCGAAGTGAAAGATTCTGATTTTCGAGTCTGTTTTGTGAACAACTACATATTTCCAAAGTTTAGCACCATACGAAACCCCTCTTCGTGTGTTGCAATTCTACCGCAGACACCCTTTATTACCATTTACAGCTCGATTGGTCTTGCTTACGTTGCATATCAGGATAAACTCGCCTCGTAACAAACGAttgctcaaaattaaacataatATGACAATAATATGTAGGGAGGAAAACAGTTCACAGGTGACGCAGCCCTTTTCCGCTTCATTTTTTTGTAGCATATAGGCTGAAATAGTTCCTCGGTATTAGGTTATTAATATGATGAATGAAAATGACGTAAATtcctttcagtttttttttcagttacaAAAATCAGCTGAGACAAAACAGTTAGGTAAAAAATATAATGCAATAGCATTACATGGCCATTGTATTCATACCAAATCATTAGTAATGGGTAAAAATTCCTATTGAATCATCAATTTGTATCCATGCCCTCGGAGAATAGCTTTATACGATGTCCCGATAGACGTTGATGTGTATGCAGACAATACGCTCCGAGGCAACTGTAATTAGCTTTCTCTAACGAGATGTTTAGAATCACCCACTTgttgacagaaaaaaaaaacatttcacagAAAACTTGCAGTTCACTGGCTGAAAGAGCCGGAGAAAAGCTGTCCAAGTTAGCATGGCGTAACGCTCTCCATGACGATAGCTAACCAAGTGGGAGGTACGCCGTTCGGCATTAAGCATTATATTCGTTTAGCATAATTAatttaaaacacattttctaACATAACAGTTCTTCATACTCAACAGCAAGAAGCTATTTTATTAGAAGCATTTTACGTTATTTATAGTCAGAATGTATAGTTTTGTGTTTACCcgataaatttaattcaaaataggagATGATTCCTTCTACTATTCCTACCACAAAGTCGACGGCCGCCTCCGGGTTCTCTCCTTTTGCATTCGTGTTGTATAAGCATCATAATATACTTTGCTTTACTACTCGGTTGTATTGAGAAAATCGCGttcgttcgttttttttttgttttaaatcaaaatacacggcagaccgtttaccaaaacgaaccctgccacactccctaccttatatatccaacatcccagtaatttctcgtggaagtgcagatgactcgtcggcttctatcaaagcgagtatcacagtcaacaatttcctacctattccttaattgaccagcattcggacacggccggcgctggtattgcttattttgggTCACCAGCTTCATAttattgaagatgatgttagtcccaaacttcatctgctGGTTCTTtttgtaattacagctgacctggcaataacggagtagcaaccgtgggcggtcagtcatgctcatgctcatatgttgaaaatgcaaatgataaatgaatattaaactttGTTATAATACTTTGTCGCATAATATGTTCTTCATTCGTTGTTCTGTTCTTATataaataacaatttttattattataacaAAAGTTGTTGTTAGGATGCTATTTTATGTTATGCAATTTTATAGGAATTCTTGTGGCAAACAGGGAAATCGGCAGGAGAGAAAGCAAATATGTTGTATTCATATCATTTGTTCAAAGGTTCAAATAAAGAgtcgaaaaatacaaaataatgaAAGAATAAATAAGGCATATGCTTTTAAAACTTGGTATACTTTTTCTTTAAAGCGCAGAAGAACGATAGAATTTGTTTCCTGTGGGCTTCACCACTGGCGGAGTTGAACTGGCACGTGATacatcaaatttaatatttttccttaaatttGAATATACGCGCCAAAATCTCTCTAAAAACAATTTAACAATGAATTTTCGAATTAGTTCCTGcaaaaattctcgaaggaactaccaataattcgttttgaaattcttccatcgggaattcatcTAGTTCTAGAGATAATTTGAATCCAGCAATAACTTTAAAACAATCCTCAAGAAATCCCTTCAgtattccattcggaagtttctcctcgACGTATTTCCATTGTatattccttcagggattcagTGGAAAACTACTTCAGGAACTATTTCTGCTATTCCTGTAGAAAAATTCTCCTAACATTCtttcatgaatttctttggaaattcattccaaaattcctttgaaaattccgtgCAAATTCATATTTTGGACACACACAAACTTCGGACACCCAAATGTGTATCGAAggtttttttgaaatatttcacagaAATGTTGTTACTTGCTCGTCCAAAGGAATGCATGTTTGGAAGTAATTTCGTAATACCGTGGAgaatcaaatttcggacacactcaaacttcggacgcttcaattagtatgggaaattttctgaaatatcaaGCTGGGTAGAAAGAAGTAATAGATTTAGCATGTTTTAGTATAGCTACATTCTTATAAGATATGCTAAAGCAATGCAACGGAATGATTAAAAGACTGTTTGTGCGTGCAGGtgagaattgttttcaattattcttccaAGTACTGTTTAATCAGGTGTCcgatgtttgaatctttgtgtctgAAATATGAATCAAACTCCACtggtgtccgaggtttgaatcaaatggtgaaGCCGACCTTTTTATAAATTGCAAAACATTCTTCGGcaatatcttgcacatattaaatACGTTCAGATCCAAAAGATGAATACTTCACTTGGCgattgcaatggtgatttaaaACACTGTGATTAAAAATGTAGGAGTAAATCAGGGGATGATTatatatcagaaagtgcttaagcgtcctaGTTTGAGTTTAACGGTATGTAATTTGGAAACACAGTTACCAATTTCTTGAAGGTATATTTTATAGAATTCtatgaggaatttccgaagtaattacTCGAATAGTAATTCAAGAATGTtaaaaaatccttcatgaatttacttgaaaattgaaataattattattgaaggaatttctgtagaaattttagaaagaatggaattttcgaaggaatggaatttccgaatgtattGCTGTAGTAATATTTGAAGGATTTGctgaaagaatttttaaaaaagaatttcaggtatgatttcttaaaaattcttaagacgaaagaattccttaaggatttttCGTAGGAATTGCTAAAAGAAatacgacttgcggaccctccaagagactgcgtggttggcgaaagtgcaaccatggaccgagctgaatggagaagtctttatAGCAAGCACAGGAAAATACCCGgtcttagtctgatgataaataaaataaatgctaAAGGAAATATTCGGACGAATTATCAAAGGTTTTCCTAAATATGGTTTAGTGATGAaattaattgaataaaaaatcaaaatgcacccagatttccgaagcaattttaCAGAGTAGTTTCAGGGTGAATTCTCGAAAAAAGTTGCAGAATGACCCTGAAGGtatatttgaaggaattccatggggaattcccgaagcaatcaCTCGAGTAGTATTTGAAGAATGttaaaaattccttcacaaATTTACTTGAAAATTGCTATAAtttttagaaggaattcctgtagaaattttagaaagaatggaattttgagcgtaatgATTTATACAAAAATTTAGAGGTTTAATGCTAAAcagtgtgacgaaggggagaGGGAGTTGAAAATCGATCATTTttacgtgacgtactttgtgaatCTTACTTGCAGCTGAGTGTAGCCATCTCAAACACCGTTAGAGAATTGGTAGACTCGATGATCCGTTCTGTTTAACTTAACAcacaaatatgacgtccactacttctTGAGATTTATAGAAACCCCAACCCCCTTTCACtgtgtcacgcttttttgtatatctAGTATATGAACTGTCAACCCTTTAACCCCTCTGTGATTCATTTTTTGACGATTCCAATGATGCTGGAATAATAGCGGTTTAGGGGCTTCCAATTCTGAAATCTCActtgaaaaaactcaaagggTGCAGCCCAATCCGGGTTGGTACGCAAAGGTGATGTAGGACTGTgaagctatacgaaatggagggtatttttcatcacAATTTGCTTAAATGATTTATTAGCATTGTGTAATCTGCTCGGAGAtgtcaactgaatcaagaaactgaaagtagctcccagtAGGATGAACCAGCCGTGGAAAAGTGAACGACTCATCGAAGGCATCGCCACTTTCGAAGCCACTCTGTTCATCTTTCCAGTGGATgtcatcagaatcctagaagatattatgctcaaaaatgtccggaatgtaggaaaaatgttagaatcggaggtggcgcgaaaccaaacacaaatatattaatttgcaatCGTTCGACTTCCGCCCGCAATGGAAGCGCATATGCATCGTTTTGctatagcgctggtggcaaagtgagcgggacttcaagaataaattacaaacagtccttttctGGACTTCTGGgttatttatccaagaagaggttttgacTGTTGGGAAGAATTGTTTACCCAAATAAaaacagactgttcggctgttttaaatgacaatgacgattttggaaagatttattgttttttaataatgcgccatttgaaaaacttCAGGTCAAtctcttcacctccgcttaagcCTTTAACCAGGTtgaaacgtatgggtaagcttACCAGCTTAAATGTTAActgaaggtgaagaaattggccctaaggcagttaaacgacatttttcactaaggtgaaaatttttttggaaattcttttcgatTTGGCTGTCGTCGACGGAAGGTGAAAGTTTCTGGTATTGCTcttggttttgtttcgttagtcattagaaatgatcGATTTTTCCAGGTTACCATCGTTTAGCGACGACAGAAAGTGCCCTTTGGTAGCACAACCCAAgcgcgcgcgtcggagggagatgatgcaatgagttGAAATGAGTGTACTTGTGaaatgagtttgttcaaatggatggcgtcagtaagcagtcaaatgaaatttcctcacaagattttgatttgttgctgAGGTTGAAATGACGACCACCAAAGCAGACCTCCACCACCACCTggatgattttcctttgaaaatgctaccagaacGCCTTCGatgctgctgtgttcgctccgctgcgtccgctctgcgcaGGTAAAATCTCGTTCAACCGCTCTCAGCGAAATCCCGGATCAAAAAGGTCTCGCGTGCGCTGGAAAGCCagatttcttgtattcaataaattaagcctgTTAAGCTCCGCttctttgtgatctgatataggTGTAAACATAATGTCATAACGATTAACGAAGGGCGGGGtttaatggaattacttcattagatataagaaagcctTTCGACGCGCGTTGTttcattttgatcgggattctgcAGACAACGGACCATTCTGAGAATGACAGATTCTGAAAAtcctaagaatttctttcgcaagaattctgaatttgaagctatgagatgttggttatctaagatgcgtattgttgttGCAAGGAATAATGTCACGAAATTTGACTCAAgtcgaagtttcttcatattacaaaacattatctcttggcattcgtctgtccgagcgacgttcaccgatgggtggcgGTTGACGTAGATAGATTTCCACTGAGGTATGTCTTTCATTGATaatatacaaaagccaccatttttatacaaaagaaggttgatctgactatccggaataaactttcttcaaagtaccaaaactcaaaatcgtaaatagcgaatttgatagcgcgtcggaggagaGATGATGCATGGTAAATTTGAAttgatggaatcactaacagtaactaaGCTACTACGCCAAACCTGATGTCATCGAAACAGTCCATTTCGCGATCTAACAAttacttttcataaaatgttggtcctgagaagaatccaatttttcttttcccaatgctcgCTTTCCAACTAGCTGACACCATAATTTGTGGCTAAATTTTCAGCACATCGGCACCGACGGTGCgtgatcgccacagtgctatttttatggccAACCCTTTCTCTTACCTAAGGAAATGCCaattcgttgaggttgaatgatctgcagcaataCATCGaacaccaccaccaatgcgatggatttctttttgaaaatgttattagcgccctCCGTGATGCTGTTGTAGTCTGCCTGgcagcgatcgctttgatgcgtctgttctgcgtgaaacc
The nucleotide sequence above comes from Armigeres subalbatus isolate Guangzhou_Male chromosome 3, GZ_Asu_2, whole genome shotgun sequence. Encoded proteins:
- the LOC134225459 gene encoding trypsin 5G1-like → MASLFTVLAIASVLATTTQSLPSPRNSLRPWFNPLLRSSGRIVGGYEVDIADVPFQVSLQHGFGHFCGGSIISSTWVLTAGHCTGSTDDPQMSVRVGTTLHTFGGELVPVKRVIRHPAYDHGTVDYDFALMELQEELDLEKGVYAVELPEQDEPVEDGTCLQVSGWGDTQNVFEDGVGLRAAYVPSVNQEKCTEAYSSFGEITPRMLCAGFDKGGKDACQGDSGGPLVEGNKLVGVVSWGKGCAEEGYPGVYSRVATVREWIKETSGV